A genomic region of Pseudorca crassidens isolate mPseCra1 chromosome 10, mPseCra1.hap1, whole genome shotgun sequence contains the following coding sequences:
- the MTCH1 gene encoding mitochondrial carrier homolog 1 isoform X2, with product MGASDPEVAPWARGAAAGMAGAGAGAGARGGAAAGVEARARDPPPAHRAHPRHPRPAAQPSARRMDGASGGLGSGDNAPTTEALFVALGAGVTALSHPLLYVKLLIQVGHEPMPPTIGTNVLGRKVLYLPSFFTYAKYIVQVDGKIGLFRGLSPRLMSNALSTVTRGSMKKVFPPDEIEQVANKDDMKTSLKKVVKETSYEMMMQCVSRMLAHPLHVISMRCMVQFVGREAKYSGVLSSIGKIFKEEGLLGFFVGLIPHLLGDVVFLWGCNLLAHFINAYLVDDSFSQALAIRSYTKFVMGIAVSMLTYPFLLVGDLMAVNNCGLQAGLPPYSPVFKSWIHCWKYLSVQGQLFRGSSLLFRRVSSGSCFALE from the exons ATGGGGGCTTCCGACCCGGAAGTGGCGCCCTGGGCTCGCGGCGCTGCCGCGGGGATGGCGGGAGCCGGAGCAGGAGCTGGAGCTCGCGGCGGAGCGGCGGCGGGGGTCGAGGCCCGGGCTCGCGATCCGCCGCCTGCACACCGCGCACATCCACGCCACCCTCGGCCTGCGGCGCAACCCTCGGCGCGCAGGATGGACGGCGCATCCGGGGGCCTGGGCTCCGGGGACAACGCCCCGACCACCGAGGCTCTTTTCGTGGCGCTGGGCGCCGGAGTGACGGCGCTCAGTCACCCGTTGCTCTACGTGAAGCTGCTCATCCAG GTAGGCCATGAGCCGATGCCCCCCACCATTGGGACCAATGTGCTGGGGAGGAAGGTCCTCTACCTGCCGAGCTTCTTCACCTACG CCAAGTACATTGTGCAAGTGGATGGGAAGATAGGGCTGTTCCGAGGCCTGAGCCCCCGGCTGATGTCCAATGCCCTCTCCACCGTGACCCGGGGCAGCATGAAGAAG GTTTTCCCTCCAGATGAGATTGAGCAGGTTGCCAACAAAGATGACATGAAGACTTCTCTGAAGAAAGTGGTGAAGGAG ACCTCCTATGAGATGATGATGCAGTGCGTGTCCCGCATGCTGGCCCACCCCCTGCATG tCATCTCAATGCGCTGCATGGTCCAGTTTGTGGGACGGGAGGCCAAGTACAG CGGCGTGTTGAGCTCCATTGGGAAGATTTTCAAAGAAGAGGGGCTGCTGGGATTCTTTGT CGGCTTAATCCCTCACCTCCTGGGAGATGTGGTTTTCTTGTGGGGCTGTAACCTGCTGGCCCACTTCATCAATGCCTACCTGGTGGATGACAGC TTCAGCCAGGCCCTGGCCATCCGGAGCTACACTAAATTTGTCATGGGG ATTGCAGTGAGCATGCTGACCTACCCCTTCCTGCTGGTCGGTGATCTCATGGCCGTGAATAACTGCGG GCTGCAGGCCGGGCTACCCCCTTATTCCCCAGTGTTCAAATCCTGGATCCACTGCTGGAAGTACCTGAGTGTGCAG GGCCAGCTCTTTCGAGGCTCCAGCCTGCTTTTCCGCCGAGTGTCATCAGGATCGTGCTTTGCCCTGGAGTAA
- the MTCH1 gene encoding mitochondrial carrier homolog 1 isoform X1, producing the protein MGASDPEVAPWARGAAAGMAGAGAGAGARGGAAAGVEARARDPPPAHRAHPRHPRPAAQPSARRMDGASGGLGSGDNAPTTEALFVALGAGVTALSHPLLYVKLLIQVGHEPMPPTIGTNVLGRKVLYLPSFFTYAKYIVQVDGKIGLFRGLSPRLMSNALSTVTRGSMKKVFPPDEIEQVANKDDMKTSLKKVVKETSYEMMMQCVSRMLAHPLHVISMRCMVQFVGREAKYSGVLSSIGKIFKEEGLLGFFVGLIPHLLGDVVFLWGCNLLAHFINAYLVDDSVSDTPGGLGNDQNPGSQFSQALAIRSYTKFVMGIAVSMLTYPFLLVGDLMAVNNCGLQAGLPPYSPVFKSWIHCWKYLSVQGQLFRGSSLLFRRVSSGSCFALE; encoded by the exons ATGGGGGCTTCCGACCCGGAAGTGGCGCCCTGGGCTCGCGGCGCTGCCGCGGGGATGGCGGGAGCCGGAGCAGGAGCTGGAGCTCGCGGCGGAGCGGCGGCGGGGGTCGAGGCCCGGGCTCGCGATCCGCCGCCTGCACACCGCGCACATCCACGCCACCCTCGGCCTGCGGCGCAACCCTCGGCGCGCAGGATGGACGGCGCATCCGGGGGCCTGGGCTCCGGGGACAACGCCCCGACCACCGAGGCTCTTTTCGTGGCGCTGGGCGCCGGAGTGACGGCGCTCAGTCACCCGTTGCTCTACGTGAAGCTGCTCATCCAG GTAGGCCATGAGCCGATGCCCCCCACCATTGGGACCAATGTGCTGGGGAGGAAGGTCCTCTACCTGCCGAGCTTCTTCACCTACG CCAAGTACATTGTGCAAGTGGATGGGAAGATAGGGCTGTTCCGAGGCCTGAGCCCCCGGCTGATGTCCAATGCCCTCTCCACCGTGACCCGGGGCAGCATGAAGAAG GTTTTCCCTCCAGATGAGATTGAGCAGGTTGCCAACAAAGATGACATGAAGACTTCTCTGAAGAAAGTGGTGAAGGAG ACCTCCTATGAGATGATGATGCAGTGCGTGTCCCGCATGCTGGCCCACCCCCTGCATG tCATCTCAATGCGCTGCATGGTCCAGTTTGTGGGACGGGAGGCCAAGTACAG CGGCGTGTTGAGCTCCATTGGGAAGATTTTCAAAGAAGAGGGGCTGCTGGGATTCTTTGT CGGCTTAATCCCTCACCTCCTGGGAGATGTGGTTTTCTTGTGGGGCTGTAACCTGCTGGCCCACTTCATCAATGCCTACCTGGTGGATGACAGCGTGAGTGACACCCCAGGGGGGCTGGGGAACGACCAGAATCCAGGTTCCCAG TTCAGCCAGGCCCTGGCCATCCGGAGCTACACTAAATTTGTCATGGGG ATTGCAGTGAGCATGCTGACCTACCCCTTCCTGCTGGTCGGTGATCTCATGGCCGTGAATAACTGCGG GCTGCAGGCCGGGCTACCCCCTTATTCCCCAGTGTTCAAATCCTGGATCCACTGCTGGAAGTACCTGAGTGTGCAG GGCCAGCTCTTTCGAGGCTCCAGCCTGCTTTTCCGCCGAGTGTCATCAGGATCGTGCTTTGCCCTGGAGTAA